One window of Quercus robur chromosome 5, dhQueRobu3.1, whole genome shotgun sequence genomic DNA carries:
- the LOC126727846 gene encoding protein FAR1-RELATED SEQUENCE 5-like, whose amino-acid sequence MAENGVAIPSDENDAPTSVSDASNSSTFVFLIETIMSLSDNEDYISSDEEIVIDEEENEQKLEIEMIEEKKHEINKILDKNEIILEPKVGMMFNSEEEVRAYYTQYAKQAGFGVSKRTSKLGHDGNLKYFTISCVNQGKAKSKATNALKLRPKKNLGCKAKINATCCPDVKFTLTTIVLDHVHTLSPGKARYFRCHKQMDSYVKRRLELNDKVGIRISKNYKSIVIEAGGFEKLPFGEKDCRNHVDKARQLRLGVGGARALRDYFVRMQEKDDRFYYVMNVDDRSRLRNVFWADVRSRATCEYFGDVITFDTTYLTNPYKMPFAPFVGVNHHGQSILLGCGLISNENVDTFVWLFESWMKCMSGRAPKAIITDQDQAMKRAIEIVFPKTKHRFCLWHIMKKILEKFKGYSQYEAIKRDIDRCVYDSLSYDEFEDSWQRLLEVHNLQDNEWLQWLYYERHHWIPTYVKNTFWAEMSTTQRSEIMNAFFDGYVGPKTTLKQFVDQYDEALKSKVEKENTEDFISLTSRVPCITHYAIEKQFQDNYTNSKFKEVQDEIRRKMYCHPSLLKQEGAISTYQVVDEIEIDDDTKEATFHVYFNEDELEVQCNCCLFEFRGILCRHAFSVLMMIKKIKILPSKYILPRWSKDSKRRYTFIKCIYDKLSGNPEAQRYDKLHTSFYEVASMASKTEESCMIVMTVLDKLKEKLSLNVSSSESGQTSHHTSGAVTISNEVINGTSKECIKVLSPLVARSKGRPVSKRKESKTDQVIRKLKTRKRQEGNKTSRKKGKGKQNSQVAQEIEVDASEIGLPTLSTPQEDHEMGTQERRNVQCHQSQGSSDGYMMPYFGSPLFPGNQMQCHLSQGSSGGYMMPYFGTPLFARNQMQGHPNQFWGSGCQVPNTDQLSVYGTQQHHIINFNHLNLLQAQQHGHQFKDQDAGKFS is encoded by the exons ATGGCTGAGAACGGTGTTGCAATCCCGTCTGATGAGAATGATGCTCCCACTTCGGTATCTGATGCTTCTAATTCTTCTACTTTTG TATTTCTAATAGAAACAATCATGTCATTGTCAGACAATGAAGACTACATCTCTTCAGATGAAGAAATTGTCATTGATGAGGAAGAAAATGAGCAAAAGTTAGAGAttgaaatgattgaagaaaagaagCATGAGATCAACAAGATTTtagataaaaatgaaattattttagaaCCAAAGGTTGGGATGATGTTTAATTCAGAGGAAGAAGTTAGAGCATATTATACGCAATATGCTAAACAAGCAGGTTTTGGTGTGTCAAAGAGAACCTCTAAACTTGGACATGATGggaatttaaaatatttcaccATTTCATGTGTTAATCAAGGCAAGGCAAAAAGTAAGGCAACTAATGCTCTTAAactgagaccaaaaaaaaatcttgggtGCAAGGCCAAGATTAATGCTACTTGTTGTCCTGATGTAAAGTTTACATTGACTACTATTGTGCTTGACCATGTCCATACTTTGAGTCCTGGAAAAGCTAGATATTTTAGATGTCATAAACAGATGGACTCTTATGTGAAAAGAAGGCTTGAGTTAAATGATAAAGTTGGAATCCGTATCAGTAAAAACTATAAATCTATTGTTATTGAAGCAGGAGGATTTGAGAAGCTTCCATTTGGAGAGAAAGACTGTAGAAATCATGTTGACAAAGCAAGGCAGCTTCGACTTGGGGTGGGAGGTGCTAGAGCACTTCGTGACTATTTTGTTAGAATGCAAGAGAAGGATGACCGGTTTTATTATGTAATGAATGTGGATGATAGGTCTCGATTGAGGAATGTGTTTTGGGCAGATGTAAGAAGCAGAGCCACATGTGAATATTTTGGGGATGTTATAACATTTGACACAACATACTTAACAAATCCATATAAAATGCCATTTGCTCCGTTTGTAGGAGTGAATCATCATGGTCAATCAATACTTCTTGGGTGTGGTCTAATATCAAACGAAAATGTTGatacttttgtttggttgtttgaatCATGGATGAAGTGTATGTCAGGCCGAGCTCCAAAAGCAATTATAACTGATCAAGACCAAGCTATGAAGAGAGCAATTGAAATTGTATTCCCTAAAACTAAACATAGGTTTTGTTTATGGCATATAATGAAGAAAATTCTTGAGAAATTTAAGGGATATTCTCAATATGAGGCGATTAAGAGGGATATAGACCGCTGTGTATATGACTCCTTGAGTTATGATGAATTTGAAGATAGTTGGCAAAGATTACTTGAGGTGCATAATCTTCAAGATAATGAATGGTTGCAATGGTTGTATTATGAGCGACATCATTGGATACCAACATATgtgaaaaatacattttggGCGGAAATGTCTACTACACAACGTAGTGAAATTATGAATGCCTTTTTTGATGGTTATGTGGGGCCGAAGACTACATTGAAGCAATTTGTTGATCAATATGATGAGGCCTTGAAGAGTAAGGTTGAAAAGGAGAACACAGAAGATTTTATTTCTCTAACTTCAAGAGTTCCATGCATAACTCATTATGCTATTGAGAAGCAATTTCAGGACAATTATACCAATTCAAAGTTCAAGGAGGTTCAAGATGAGATTAGGAGGAAAATGTATTGTCATCCTTCTCTTCTTAAACAAGAAGGTGCAATTTCTACATATCAAGTTGTTGACGAGATAGAAATTGATGATGATACAAAGGAAGCAACCTTCCATGTTTACTTTAATGAAGATGAATTGGAGGTACAATGCAATTGTTGCTTATTTGAATTTAGAGGAATCCTCTGTAGGCATGCCTTTTCTGTGCTCatgatgataaagaaaattaaaatattgccATCAAAATATATTCTTCCACGGTGGAGTAAGGACTCGAAACGAAGATATACATTTATTAAATGTATTTACGATAAATTGAGTGGAAATCCTGAAGCGCAACGTTATGATAAATTGCACACTTCTTTTTATGAAGTTGCATCAATGGCATCAAAAACTGAAGAAAGTTGTATGATTGTGATGACAGTTTTAGATAAGCTGAAGGAGAAGTTGAGTCTGAATGTGTCAAGTAGTGAAAGTGGTCAAACATCTCATCACACATCGGGTGCAGTGACAATATCTAATGAAGTTATTAATGGGACATCAAAGGAATGTATTAAGGTGCTTAGTCCTTTAGTAGCTCGAAGTAAAGGGCGACCAGTGTCAAAACGAAAGGAATCTAAAACAGACCAAGTgattaggaaattgaaaacaagaaaGAGACAGGAAGGGAACAAAACTAgcagaaaaaaaggaaaaggaaaacag AATTCTCAAGTGGCACAAGAAATTGAAGTCGATGCAAGTGAAATTGGTTTGCCTACTTTAAGTACTCCACAAGAAGATCATGAAATGGGAACACAAGAGAGAAGGAATGTTCAG TGTCATCAGAGTCAAGGTTCTAGTGATGGATATATGATGCCATATTTTGGCTCTCCTTTATTTCCTGGAAACCAAATGCAG TGTCATTTGAGTCAAGGTTCGAGTGGTGGATATATGATGCCATATTTTGGCACTCCTTTATTTGCTAGAAACCAAATGCAG GGTCATCCAAATCAATTTTGGGGAAGTGGATGTCAAGTGCCAAATACTGACCAGCTTAGTGTTTATGGAACACAACAACATCATATAATCAACTTCAATCATTTGAATTTGCTCCAA GCTCAACAGCATGGGCATCAATTTAAGGATCAAGATGCTGGCaagtttagttaa